The Anaerolineales bacterium nucleotide sequence CGTGCCCAGCCTGCGCAGCCGCATCGTCCGGTTTTTCATCCGTCGTACGGGCTTTATGAGCATGTCCGGGGTCAGCATCCCCGAAATCCGCCGGAGGACCGAAGCCGGCGCACGGCTGCTCCCCGTCCCGCGCGGGGTCGCCGTCAGGCCGGCGGCGGTCGGCGGAGTGCCCGGAGAGTGGCTTCTCCCCGACGGTGCCCCGGCCGACCGCGCCCTGCTTTATATTCACGGCGGCGGATTTCTCTTCTGCTCCCCCGCCACCCACCGCGGAATCGTCGCCCTTTTGGCGCGCACGGCCGGGACCCGCGCCTTCTTGCCGGATTACCGCCTGGCGCCGGAACATCCCTTTCCGGCCGCCTTGGATGATTCCCTCGCCGCCTGCCGCGGCCTGATGCAAAGCGGCTTCGGACCCGGACGGATCGTCGTCGCTGGAGATTCCGCCGGAGGCAATCTGACCCTGGCCTTGATGCTGGCATTGAAGGCGGCGGGGGATCCGTTGCCGGCCGCCGCCGTATGCCTCTCGCCGGTGACCGATATGGCCTGGACCGGCGAATCGATGCGCACGAAAAGGGGCATCAATCCGATTTTCCCCGGGGGAAAGGACGCCCCCCTGGCGGTTTCCGTTC carries:
- a CDS encoding alpha/beta hydrolase is translated as MPSLRSRIVRFFIRRTGFMSMSGVSIPEIRRRTEAGARLLPVPRGVAVRPAAVGGVPGEWLLPDGAPADRALLYIHGGGFLFCSPATHRGIVALLARTAGTRAFLPDYRLAPEHPFPAALDDSLAACRGLMQSGFGPGRIVVAGDSAGGNLTLALMLALKAAGDPLPAAAVCLSPVTDMAWTGESMRTKRGINPIFPGGKDAPLAVSVRTDYVRSEDPRNPLISPLYGDLRGLPPILLHVGGDEILLDDSVRLAERVRAAGGSAELAVWEGMWHVFQAAAPFVPEANQSIRQMAGFIRRVQGEGN